ATGCTCAGCAGTTTTCCTTCTTCACGCTCCATATCGCGCTGTACAGAAATAAAGCGCGTGTTGAGCAATTCGGTTACGGCTTTATCCGGGAAGGTTTGTTTGTCCATCACCTTACACCAGTAGCACCAGTCGGTAAAGCCGTCGAGGAAAATATATTTGCCTTCGGCTTTTGCTTTGGCACGTATTTCGGTCCAGCTTCCGGTGCTGAAGTTAATTCCGCCACTTGCATAAGCGGCAGTGCTGCATAAGAGCAGGAAAAGGAAAAATTGTTTTTTCATAGATGATGTATTGAGCAGTTAAATGAATCAGCCGTTGATGGCTGATAACGGAAATGTTTCTTTTACACGAATTCCTTTTTCGGTAGCCACCACCGTGCAGCATTCATTTGCGGCATCGTGTTCGAAAAAGAGAATGTATTCTTCGGCGGCGGCTTTTGGAAGGAATGTTTCCTTTTCCTTCAATGTAAGCAGCGGCTGTGTATCATAAGCCATAATCCACGGCAGCGGCACGTGTGCCACGGAGGGAAGCAGATCAGCCATAAAAGCAACGGTTTTTCCTTTGTAGCGGATGTGCGGAATCATCATATCGCCGGTGTGGCCGTTGGTAAACCAGGCGGTAAAGCCGGGCAAAAGTTCATCGCCTTCTTTGAAAAATTTGAGCTGACCACTTTCTTCAATGGGCAGGATGTTTTCTTTCAGAAAACTGGCTTTCTCGCGGGCATTGGGTTGTGTGGCCCATTTCCAGTGCCCTTCATTGCTCCAGTAAGTGGCGTTGCGGAAAGTGGTGGTGAGTTTGGAGCGGTCGCCGTTGTAGCGGATACTGCCTCCGCAATGATCGAAATGCAGGTGTGTGAGAAACACATCGGTCACATCATCAAAGCTGAAACCTGCGGCATGAAGCGATTTTTCGAGGCTGGCATCGCCGTGCAAAAAATAGTGGCCGAAAAATTTCGCATCCTGCTTATCACCAATGCCGTTGTCGATGAGTACGAGCCTGTTGCCGTCTTCCACCAGCAGGCAGCGCATGGCCCATGAACACAGGTTGTTTTCATCGGCCGGATTTTGTGCACTCCAAAGACTTTTGGGGACCACGCCGTGCATGGCGCCGCCGTCAAGCTTAAAAAAACCGGTATTTATGGTATGTAGTTTCATTGTGCGTAATCAGTTTGCCGGAGGTGTATTGTCTTGTCTGGGTGCCCAGCGATTGATGTCATCACCCGCTGGAGGTTGTTGCCAGCCCGGCTGCGGCGGTGTCCATTGCTGGTTAGAAGCAGGCGGCGGTGTCCATTGCGGAGCGGGCGGCGGTGCCTGTTGCTGCGGAGGCTGAGGCGGTATCCATTGCTGATTGGGAGCCGGAGGCGGATAACCACCGGTCTGCCAGTTGTAGTTGGGTTGCGGCTGCGGCGGTTGCTGCATGGCGGAGGGTTGCCAGTTTGCAACCGGTGTTGCACTGCGTTCGTTTTTCTGGCCGAAGAAAATAACCGACGAAATGATGGAAAACGTAAGAAAGAAAAGGCTCACCAGAAGGCTTATCAGCCCGGCGCCAAATGTGCCTGAAGGTTCAGTATCATTAAAATAAAGCGATGCACTTTCGGAAGGCGGGCAATTACATTCCGCATTCATCATAAATATGGAGCATCCCAGACAAATGAGGCTGAAAAGGATACCAAACAGCGATAGTGTTTTCATTCAATCAGCAATTGAGTGTGCAATTTACGCAAAAAGCGGCGTTAATTCCGACCTTACTAATTGGGTTATTTTTATCAAATACTGATTACTGACTAAATAATCAGTATTTTTGTAACCGGTGAATCATTCGCGTACACGTAAGGATGAAATTTTAGCACTGAGTGAATCCTTGATTCGCACACAGGGTTGTAATGCATTCAGCTATTACGACCTGGCAGAGGCTTTGAAGCTGAGGCCGGCAGCTATTCACTATCATTTTCCGCATAAAGACGATTTGCTTACTGCCGTGGCTGTTTCGGCTGGTGAAAATTTCAGGCATTCGGTAGCCGAAATTGAACAACAGTATGCTTCACCGGAAGCGCAGTTGCAGGCGTTTATCAGGCGAATTTACAAGCAGCCTGCCGGCGAAGGCAAGCTCTGTATTGTTCTTGCGCTTGGCAGCGATTATTATTCACTTCCGCCGGTGTGCAGCGATGCGCTTCGTAAAACCACTTCGGTTATTCTCGAATGGCTTGCGGCAGTGCTTGAGGCCGGGAGAGCGCAGAAAAAATTCAGTTTTCACGGCTCGTCACGAAATCGCGCGCAGCTTATGCTGGCGGCGCTCAGTGCTTCACTTCCGTTAAGCCGCCTCTACGGCAAACGAATTTTTACCGAAATTCAGCAGCAATTGCTCAACGATATTATGGTTCAACCTCCGGCCAGGCGCCGGACTGTATCGCCCAAAAAATGAAACGAGTTGTAATTACCGGTATCGGTGCCCTTACTCCGCTTGGCAATTCGGCCGAAGCGTTTCGTCAAAATCTCTTTGCCGGAAAAAGCGGCGCTGTGCCCATCACGCATTTTGATGCCTCGAAATTCAAAACGCAGTTTGCCTGCGAACTCAAAGAGTTCAATCCCGAAAAGCTGCTTGAACGTTCGGGTTTGCGCCGAATGGATCCTGTAACCTGGTATGCACTTGCGGCTGCCGATGAGGCGCTTGCACACGCAGGCATACTGGCCGAAGGTGCTGTAAACAAAGACCGCGTGGGCATCATCTGGGCAAGCGGCAATGGCGGTTTTTACACCATTCAGGAACAGGTGTCGGAATTTGCCCGTGGCGACGGCACGCCGCGTTTCAATCCGTTTTTTATTCCGAAAGTATTGATTGACATTACTTCCGGGCAGCTGGCCATGCGCTATGGTTTTCGCGGCATCAATTATACCGCAGTTTCTGCCTGCGCGTCGGGTAATTCGGCCATAATGGATGCGTTTAACTATGTGCGGTGGGGCAAGGCCGATATTATTCTGGCCGGCGGTTCGGAAGCACCCATTTGCGAAGCCGGTGTGGGCGGCTTTAATGCCATGAAAGCCATGAGCACACGCAACGATGATCCGGCTACTGCTTCGCGGCCTTACGACAAAGACCGCGACGGTTTTGTAATGGGCGAGGGCGCAGCCGCACTCGTGCTCGAATCGCTTGATCATGCGCTGGCGCGCGGTGCAAACATCCTCGCCGAAATTGTTGGCGCAGGCATGTCGGCCGATGCGTATCACCTTACCTCAGTGCATCCCGAAGGGGCCGGTGCCAAGCTGGCCATGCACATGGCCCTTGATGATGCCGGCATTACGCCCGATGTCATCGACTACATCAACACACACGGCACATCAACACCAAACGGTGATGTGGCCGAGCTTAAAGCCGTGGCCGATGTGTTCGGCACTCATATCCGCCGCATGAACATCAGCTCCACCAAATCAATGACCGGCCACTTGCTTGGCGCGGCCGGAGCAGTGGAGGCACTGGCTTCCATCTTTGCCATACAGGACAACCGCATTCCGCCCACCATCAATCTTTTCAATCCCGATCCCGAAATTCCCGAAGGCTTCAACCTTACACCGCATGTGGCGGTTGAACGTGAAGTGAATTATGCAATGAGCAATACATTTGGTTTTGGCGGGCACAATGCCATTTCCATTTTCAAAAAATGGAAGCCATGAGCATCACCGATCTTATTTCGGCGGCTGGCGTAACGCTTATTCTGGCTGCTTTTTTTCTGAGTACGTTTAAATACATCAGCACCTCTTCGCGTATTTATTTTGTGCTCAATTTTCTGGGTGGTTCGCTGGCGTGCTGGGGCAGTATGCGCATTCCGTCGCTTCCGTTTACCATACTCGAAGGTGTGTGGGCGCTGGTGGCGGCGGTGGGATTTGCAAAAACGTTTGCGCAGCCGCAGCAAAGCTAACGCGCTGCTGATTTCTCAAAAAATGAGGCGCATAATTAAACGGATTAAAGCATTTTCAAAATTCGTATATTTCGGTTATTTCTGAAAACTAAGCAATACGGAAATTTCCTGTGGCTTTTTTTCTTATTATTGAAAGTTCAATTACTCCAAAATCTCAAGAGAATATGTTGACTATGTATCTGGCAAAATTTCGTTTTCTGGTATTGCTTCTTATTCTTGTTTTGCTTTTGCCCGATACCCTGTATTCGCAAAATTACGGGCAATGGGTATGGATGAAGGGAAGTGACTTACCTAATCCGCCATCCATTTATGGTGTGCAGGGCGTGGCATCGCCGGCAAACAATCCTCCGGGATTGTCTGGTGTTTATAAATGGGCAGATACTACCCGGGGCAAATTTTGGATTTTTGGTGGCGTAGATTACCTCAACCGAATGTATTCTGATTTATGGTGCTTCGACTTAGCTACCCTGAACTGGACATGGGTAAAAGGGCCGGGAATTCCCGATCAGTTATCAGTGTTTGGTACACAAGGACAGCCATCACCCGTTAATAATCCTTCAGCAAGAACTGCGGGTATGAGTTGGATAGATCAGAATGGTGATTTGTATTTATTTGGTGGTTATGGATATTACGCAACCGGATACGGACAATTGGGTGATTTGTGGAAATTCAATGTGACTTCAAACGAATGGACATGGCTTAAAGGATCGCTCACGAGTAATTATCTTGGCAATTATGGCACTATCAATGTTTCATCGCCCTCTAATGAACCTCCAAGTACTTGTTGTGCAGTAACCTGGGTGTCAAACTCCAACGAGTTATACATGTTTGGAGGAATTGGAGGTCTCAAAAATACAGTGTGGAAATATACACCCGCCACCAACGAATGGATATGGCTGCATGGAACCAGTGCGATAAATTCTGTTCCTCCGGTGTATGGTACAAAGAATGTGGCTTCTCCGGCAAACACACCCGGAGGCAGATGGAATAATATTTCCTGGACAGATAAACAGGGAAACTTCTGGCTTTTTGGAGGTAGCGATTATTGGAATTTTGCTACTAGAGACATGTGGATGTATAATCCTGCTGCCAATATGTGGACCTGGATGGCTGGTGATCAGGTTCAAGATTCGCTGGTAAATGTGGACCTCAAATGTATTACAGATACAATTACTCCATCCACAAGGGCTGAAAGCAATGGCTGTTGGGTGGATGCATGTGGAAATTTTTGGCTCTACGGAGGATTTTACTTTGACATTTACCCGCTTAATGATATGTGGATGTTTAATCCCAACACACAAAAATTCACATACACCGGGGGATATACCATTAACCAGCTGGGAAATTACGGTAACATTCAGCAAGCCTCACCATCAAATTACCCGCACGGAATGTCGGGTGGTGGAGGTATGCGCGACAAGCAAGGTAGGTTGTGGATGTTTATGGGGATACATTCTTTCACGAATCCGCTATATTTTAATTCTGTATGGGTTTACACACCTGATCCATACTGTACAGGAGGGTATGCGGTAAATGCAGGTGAAGATCAGAGTTTATGTTTGCCCGTTACTCAGGTGGAATTAACTGCCAGTACCACACTCTCAGGTATGTGGTCGCAACTTTCAGGGCCGGTTGGTGTGACGATTAATTCGCCCGGTGATTTGAATACAACTGCCTCCGGATTTTCAACCCCGGGCACATATACTTTTCTTTGGACATCTTTTGACCAGACTTGCGAAGGTGTATATGACACGGTAAGAATAATCATTGCCGATGGCCTTGCGGAGATTATTTTACCCAACGTGTTTACACCCAATGGCGATGGCACAAATGATTATTATGATCAGGGCGATATTGTCACTGAAGAATTTGAAATGCGAATATTTGACAGGTGGGGAAGGTTGTTATTTACTTCAATAAATCCCGAAGTAAACTGGGATGGAAAGTTTGATGGGAACGAATGCAATGAAGGAGTCTATTTTGCTACGCTTCGCGTAACCAACTGTAAGCAGGAAAAACAGGAATACCGTACATTTTTCCATCTTGAAAGATAATGTTTACGACAAAGCTAACGCGCTGCTGTTTAAAACATAAGAAACTGCTTTGCGGCGGCAGCCTGCTTTTCTGCTAAGTTGCAGGCATGCGCATTCACCTCATTGCCATTGGCGGCAGTGCCATGCACAACATGGCGCTTGCCCTTCACGAAAAAGGCTATCACGTAACCGGCTCCGACGACGAAATACGCGAACCGTCGCGCAGCCGTTTGTTGGCTAAAGGCTTGCTGCCTGCATACGAAGGCTGGAATCCTGATGTAATTACTGCTGAACTGGATGCCGTAATTCTGGGCATGCACGCCCGTGCCGATAATCCCGAACTGCTGCGCGCGCAGGAACTCGGTCTTACCATTTATTCCTATCCGGATTATCTCTACGAACAAAGCCGCGATAAAACGCGTATTGTAATTGGCGGCAGCCACGGCAAAACGTCTGTCACGGCTATGGTGCTGCATGTGTTTAAACACTGTGGCATCGACACCGATTTCATGGTGGGCGCACAGCTCGATGGTTTTGATACAATGGTGCGCATGACGCGTGATGCAAAATTTATCGTGCTGGAGGGCGATGAATACCTTGCCTCGCCGGTTGACCGCCGTCCGAAATTTCATCTCTATCATCCGCACATTGCACTGCTCAGCGGCATTGCGTGGGATCATATAAACGTATTTCCCACGTTCGATAATTATGTGGATCAATTCCGCATCTTCATTGATAAAATTGAAGAGGGCGGTACATTGATTTATTGCGGTAATGATGAGGTGCTGAAAGAAACGGCGGAGCATACGCCCGGGCACAATCTCAATAAACAGGAATACGGCATTCCCGCACACGAAATTGTAAACGGTACCACCACGCTGCTGCGCGAAGATGGCCGTCGGGTGCCGCTGCTGGTGTTTGGCGATCACAACCTGATGAACATGGAAGGTGCGCGCCTGATTTGTGAGAAAGCAGGCATCACCAATCAGCAGTTTGATGCCGCCATACAATCGTTTAAAGGAGCCGCACGCAGACTTGAACTGGTGCGCAAATCAGAATCATTTAATTGTTACAAGGATTTTGCGCACTCGCCTTCAAAGCTTAAGGCCACTACCGCTGCAGTGCGTAAACAATTTCCACAGCGCACGCTGGTAGCCTGCATGGAGTTGCACACCTTCAGCAGCCTCACCGCCGAATTTCTTGCCGAGTATAATGGTGCAATGAACACTGCCGATGTGGCTTATGTGTATTTCAATCCGCACACCATTGCGCACAAAAAGCTTCCGCCAATCACTGAGGCGCAGGTAAAACAGGCTTTTGCAAGAGATGATATTAAAGTATCTACTGATTCGGCGGCACTGGTGGCTGAACTAAAGCAGCACAGCTGGAATAACAGTGTGCTGCTGCTTATGACTTCCGGGAATTTTGATGGCGTAAATTTTGATGAGCTTGCGGCAGCAGTTGATCCGGTGAAATAAAACAGAAACGGATGCCATAAGTGACATCCGTTTCGATTTTTACAATGTGCGCTTTTCTTTTTTGAGAATCAAAGCAGTTCCCATCGTGATAAAGAAGCCCATCAGCAGTTGCATGATGACGAACATCAATACCCTGTTTGTGATATTGGAGGGCGTAATGGTCCGAAATAAATCAATAATCTCTTTATTGGATTTTCCGGCTTCTTTCAGTTTGAGTAACTGCGCTCCCATGCTTTCGTTGTTAATACCGTAGAACCAGCCCACTGCAAAGAACAGCGTAACGATTATTGCGGCGCCGAAACCGGTTTGAAGAGCAGTTTTGAAAGAAATGAAATCGTCCTCTTCACGTCTTTTAATTTTTACTGCGGCGTAAATAGACGCAATCAGTAAAAGCATAGGAAGATAGTAGAGGATCGTGCCGAATGCGCCGGTTGGTTTAAGCGCGGCGTTCAGCATCAATGCGGCAAGGGTAAGGATGCCGCCAAAGAGGCTTGAAATATGATAGGCTTTCAAACGCATATTATCCGTTCATCGAAATCAAAAACTCCTCGTTTGATTGTGAGTTTTTCATACGGTCGCGGAGGAATTCCATGGCTTCAATCGGATTCATATCGGCAAGGTGATTACGCAGAATCCAGATGCGCTGCAACACGTCTTTCTCCATCAGCAGATCGTCGCGGCGGGTTGATGAAGCCACAAGGTCGATAGCAGGGAAAATGCGTTTGTTGGCCAGCTTGCGGTCGAGTTGCAGTTCCATATTACCGGTGCCCTTGAATTCTTCGAAAATAACTTCGTCCATTTTCGAGCCGGTATCGGTAAGCGCCGTGGCAATAATGGTGAGCGATCCGCCGCCTTCAATTTTACGTGCGGCACCGAAGAAACGTTTGGGTTTATGCAGTGCGTTTGCATCCACACCGCCCGAAAGCACTTTACCTGAAGCCGGCTGCACGGTGTTGTAGGCGCGCGCAAGGCGGGTAATGGAGTCGAGCAGAATAACCACATCGTGGCCGCATTCTACAAGGCGTTTGGCTTTTTCGAGTACGATGTTGGCAATCTTCACATGGCGTTCGGCCGGTTCGTCGAAGGTTGAGGCAATCACTTCGGCGCGTACGCTGCGTGCCATGTCGGTTACTTCTTCCGGACGTTCGTCGATGAGCAGAATCATCAGATACACTTCCGGATGGTTGTCGGCAATGGCGTTTGCTACTTCTTTCAGCAGCATGGTTTTACCGGTTTTCGGCTGCGCCACAATCAGGCCG
The nucleotide sequence above comes from Bacteroidota bacterium. Encoded proteins:
- a CDS encoding TetR/AcrR family transcriptional regulator — its product is MIRTQGCNAFSYYDLAEALKLRPAAIHYHFPHKDDLLTAVAVSAGENFRHSVAEIEQQYASPEAQLQAFIRRIYKQPAGEGKLCIVLALGSDYYSLPPVCSDALRKTTSVILEWLAAVLEAGRAQKKFSFHGSSRNRAQLMLAALSASLPLSRLYGKRIFTEIQQQLLNDIMVQPPARRRTVSPKK
- a CDS encoding DUF4199 domain-containing protein; the encoded protein is MRLKAYHISSLFGGILTLAALMLNAALKPTGAFGTILYYLPMLLLIASIYAAVKIKRREEDDFISFKTALQTGFGAAIIVTLFFAVGWFYGINNESMGAQLLKLKEAGKSNKEIIDLFRTITPSNITNRVLMFVIMQLLMGFFITMGTALILKKEKRTL
- a CDS encoding MBL fold metallo-hydrolase; translation: MKLHTINTGFFKLDGGAMHGVVPKSLWSAQNPADENNLCSWAMRCLLVEDGNRLVLIDNGIGDKQDAKFFGHYFLHGDASLEKSLHAAGFSFDDVTDVFLTHLHFDHCGGSIRYNGDRSKLTTTFRNATYWSNEGHWKWATQPNAREKASFLKENILPIEESGQLKFFKEGDELLPGFTAWFTNGHTGDMMIPHIRYKGKTVAFMADLLPSVAHVPLPWIMAYDTQPLLTLKEKETFLPKAAAEEYILFFEHDAANECCTVVATEKGIRVKETFPLSAING
- a CDS encoding gliding motility-associated C-terminal domain-containing protein — its product is MYLAKFRFLVLLLILVLLLPDTLYSQNYGQWVWMKGSDLPNPPSIYGVQGVASPANNPPGLSGVYKWADTTRGKFWIFGGVDYLNRMYSDLWCFDLATLNWTWVKGPGIPDQLSVFGTQGQPSPVNNPSARTAGMSWIDQNGDLYLFGGYGYYATGYGQLGDLWKFNVTSNEWTWLKGSLTSNYLGNYGTINVSSPSNEPPSTCCAVTWVSNSNELYMFGGIGGLKNTVWKYTPATNEWIWLHGTSAINSVPPVYGTKNVASPANTPGGRWNNISWTDKQGNFWLFGGSDYWNFATRDMWMYNPAANMWTWMAGDQVQDSLVNVDLKCITDTITPSTRAESNGCWVDACGNFWLYGGFYFDIYPLNDMWMFNPNTQKFTYTGGYTINQLGNYGNIQQASPSNYPHGMSGGGGMRDKQGRLWMFMGIHSFTNPLYFNSVWVYTPDPYCTGGYAVNAGEDQSLCLPVTQVELTASTTLSGMWSQLSGPVGVTINSPGDLNTTASGFSTPGTYTFLWTSFDQTCEGVYDTVRIIIADGLAEIILPNVFTPNGDGTNDYYDQGDIVTEEFEMRIFDRWGRLLFTSINPEVNWDGKFDGNECNEGVYFATLRVTNCKQEKQEYRTFFHLER
- a CDS encoding peptidoglycan synthetase, coding for MRIHLIAIGGSAMHNMALALHEKGYHVTGSDDEIREPSRSRLLAKGLLPAYEGWNPDVITAELDAVILGMHARADNPELLRAQELGLTIYSYPDYLYEQSRDKTRIVIGGSHGKTSVTAMVLHVFKHCGIDTDFMVGAQLDGFDTMVRMTRDAKFIVLEGDEYLASPVDRRPKFHLYHPHIALLSGIAWDHINVFPTFDNYVDQFRIFIDKIEEGGTLIYCGNDEVLKETAEHTPGHNLNKQEYGIPAHEIVNGTTTLLREDGRRVPLLVFGDHNLMNMEGARLICEKAGITNQQFDAAIQSFKGAARRLELVRKSESFNCYKDFAHSPSKLKATTAAVRKQFPQRTLVACMELHTFSSLTAEFLAEYNGAMNTADVAYVYFNPHTIAHKKLPPITEAQVKQAFARDDIKVSTDSAALVAELKQHSWNNSVLLLMTSGNFDGVNFDELAAAVDPVK
- the fabF gene encoding beta-ketoacyl-ACP synthase II, with amino-acid sequence MKRVVITGIGALTPLGNSAEAFRQNLFAGKSGAVPITHFDASKFKTQFACELKEFNPEKLLERSGLRRMDPVTWYALAAADEALAHAGILAEGAVNKDRVGIIWASGNGGFYTIQEQVSEFARGDGTPRFNPFFIPKVLIDITSGQLAMRYGFRGINYTAVSACASGNSAIMDAFNYVRWGKADIILAGGSEAPICEAGVGGFNAMKAMSTRNDDPATASRPYDKDRDGFVMGEGAAALVLESLDHALARGANILAEIVGAGMSADAYHLTSVHPEGAGAKLAMHMALDDAGITPDVIDYINTHGTSTPNGDVAELKAVADVFGTHIRRMNISSTKSMTGHLLGAAGAVEALASIFAIQDNRIPPTINLFNPDPEIPEGFNLTPHVAVEREVNYAMSNTFGFGGHNAISIFKKWKP